From Nicotiana tabacum cultivar K326 chromosome 15, ASM71507v2, whole genome shotgun sequence, the proteins below share one genomic window:
- the LOC142169852 gene encoding uncharacterized protein LOC142169852, which yields MKLALQGKSKLGFMDGSCVKSRYRGELLSNWKMQCNSAVMDRKHSFNELMPSIVYASDARKMWNDFQKRFNRSNLTRIYHLWTEIATMRQGTDSITSYYTRMKDLWDELDVLAHLSCCDYEDARPSIKVLKS from the coding sequence ATGAAATTGGCCTTGCAAGGAAAGAGCAAACTAGGTTTTATGGATGGATCGTGTGTAAAATCCAGGTACAGAGGGGAATTGTTGAGTAATTGGAAAATGCAATGCAATAGTGCTGTCATGGATAGGAAGCACAGTTTCAATGAATTAATGCCAAGTATTGTTTATGCATCAGATGCGAGAAAAATGTGGAATGATTTCCAAAAGAGATTTAATCGCTCAAACTTGACGAGAATTTATCACCTCTGGACTGAAATAGCAACAATGAGGCAAGGAACAGACTCAATAACAAGTTACTACACTAGGATGAAGGATCTGTGGGATGAGTTAGATGTGTTGGCTCATTTATCATGTTGTGATTATGAAGATGCGAGGCCATCTATTAAAGTCCTGAAGTCATAG